The genomic window TATAATCAATTAAAAAAGAATAACATAAATTAGTGTAGGAGGGTTTAATGGATCCGATATTTGTGCAACTAGGGAGTTTAAAAATAAGTTATTACGGCTTATGCTATGCGTTGGCTTTTTTTATAGGGATTGAACTTTTGAAAAGGGAAGCAGTAAATAAAGGACTAAATAAAGAAGTTGTTGAAGATTATGCTTTTGTAGCCATGATATCTGGACTTCTTGGTGGACGTCTTTATTATGTTCTATTTAATTTTAATTATTATTTTTCGCATCCAGCTGATATATTGGCAGTTTGGAAAGGTGGAATGGCAATACATGGTGGAATATTAGGTGGGTTTATAGGAACGTTGATATATGCTCACAGAAAAAAATTAAATGCATTTTTATTAGGAGATATGGTAGCACCTTTACTTTTATTAGGTCAAACAATTGGAAGATTTGGAAATTTAGCCAATGGAGAAGTTCATGGAGTTCCAACATTCACTCCATTTAGTGTGATATTTAAATTAAAACCGAGTTTTTATGAATGGTATAATCAATATAATGCAATGAGTATACTGGAAAAATCAAAATATAAAGAATTAGTTCCTTGGGGATTAGTTTTTCCAAATTCTTCTCCTGCTGGATCAGAATTTCCGAATTTACCTTTACATCCGGCGATGTTATATGAAGCGTTATTAAATTTTATAGGATTTTTATTTTTATACTTTTTTATGAGGAAAAAAAAGTATGCTACTGGAACAATTTGGTGGTCTTATATAATAATATACAGTTTGAATCGTAT from Cetobacterium sp. 8H includes these protein-coding regions:
- the lgt gene encoding prolipoprotein diacylglyceryl transferase; translated protein: MDPIFVQLGSLKISYYGLCYALAFFIGIELLKREAVNKGLNKEVVEDYAFVAMISGLLGGRLYYVLFNFNYYFSHPADILAVWKGGMAIHGGILGGFIGTLIYAHRKKLNAFLLGDMVAPLLLLGQTIGRFGNLANGEVHGVPTFTPFSVIFKLKPSFYEWYNQYNAMSILEKSKYKELVPWGLVFPNSSPAGSEFPNLPLHPAMLYEALLNFIGFLFLYFFMRKKKYATGTIWWSYIIIYSLNRIFVSFFRAEDLMFYGFRAPHVISFIMMFFAAIIIIIINKNRE